Proteins from a genomic interval of Plodia interpunctella isolate USDA-ARS_2022_Savannah chromosome 20, ilPloInte3.2, whole genome shotgun sequence:
- the Acbp1 gene encoding acyl-CoA-binding protein homolog: protein MSLQEQFDKAAADASNLKGRPSDSDLLELYANFKQATVGDANPADRPGMLDFKGRAKFDAWAAKKGASKDDAMKAYVAKVESLIASIGLK from the coding sequence ATGTCTTTGCAAGAGCAGTTTGACAAGGCAGCCGCGGACGCAAGTAACCTAAAGGGGCGGCCTAGCGACAGCGACCTATTGGAGCTGTACGCTAACTTCAAGCAGGCCACTGTTGGGGACGCCAACCCCGCTGATAGACCTGGCATGCTGGACTTTAAGGGCAGGGCCAAATTCGACGCGTGGGCGGCCAAGAAGGGCGCTTCGAAGGACGACGCGATGAAGGCCTACGTCGCCAAAGTCGAAAGCTTGATTGCATCCATCGGactaaagtaa